Proteins found in one Labrenzia sp. VG12 genomic segment:
- a CDS encoding ornithine cyclodeaminase, producing the protein MTKSPINLAPSDLAYVPFVSVDNMMRNVRAVGVETVMRGIADYIEEDFLRWESFDKIPRIPAHAPQGVIELMPTSDGKTFGFKYVNGHPGNTREGMQTVTGFGVLSDLTTGYPLLLTEMTILTALRTAANSALAAKYLAPKGSTTMAVIGNGAQSDFQCLAFKDQLGITEIRAYDVEPEASIRLARNLAGSGINVTICKTPEDAIEGAQIITTATADKKLATILTDNMVGSGVHINAVGGDCPGKTELHKDILLRSDIFVEFPEQTRIEGECQQLADDHPVIELWQVYAGKAAGRTSENQITLFDSVGFAIEDFAALRYVHDMLPGTGHFEKLDLLADPDDPRDLYGMLLRSGANGDNQAA; encoded by the coding sequence ATGACAAAAAGCCCCATCAACCTCGCTCCGTCCGATCTGGCCTATGTGCCCTTTGTCAGCGTCGACAACATGATGCGCAATGTGCGTGCCGTGGGTGTCGAGACCGTCATGCGTGGCATTGCCGATTATATCGAAGAGGACTTCCTGCGCTGGGAAAGCTTCGACAAGATCCCGCGCATTCCGGCGCATGCGCCCCAGGGTGTGATCGAACTGATGCCGACCAGCGACGGCAAGACCTTCGGCTTCAAATATGTCAACGGCCATCCGGGCAACACCCGCGAGGGCATGCAGACCGTGACCGGTTTTGGCGTTCTTTCCGATCTGACCACCGGATATCCGCTGCTCCTGACCGAGATGACCATCCTGACGGCCCTGCGCACGGCCGCCAATTCCGCACTGGCCGCGAAATATCTGGCGCCGAAAGGCTCGACCACCATGGCGGTGATCGGCAATGGCGCCCAGTCCGATTTCCAGTGCCTGGCCTTCAAGGACCAACTCGGCATCACCGAAATCCGCGCCTATGACGTCGAGCCGGAAGCCAGCATTCGCCTGGCGCGCAACCTGGCCGGTTCCGGTATCAATGTGACAATCTGCAAGACGCCGGAAGATGCGATTGAAGGCGCACAGATCATCACGACAGCGACGGCCGACAAGAAACTGGCCACGATTCTGACCGACAACATGGTCGGCTCGGGCGTGCACATCAACGCCGTTGGCGGCGACTGCCCGGGCAAGACCGAGCTGCACAAGGACATCCTGCTGCGTTCCGACATCTTCGTCGAATTCCCGGAGCAGACCCGCATTGAAGGCGAATGCCAGCAGCTCGCAGACGACCATCCGGTGATCGAGCTCTGGCAGGTCTATGCCGGCAAGGCGGCCGGCCGGACCTCCGAGAACCAGATCACGCTGTTCGACAGCGTCGGCTTTGCCATCGAAGACTTTGCCGCTCTGCGGTATGTGCACGACATGCTGCCAGGCACCGGCCATTTCGAGAAACTCGACCTGCTCGCCGACCCGGACGACCCCCGTGATCTCTATGGCATGCTGCTGCGCTCCGGCGCCAATGGCGACAATCAGGCCGCGTGA
- the pyrF gene encoding orotidine-5'-phosphate decarboxylase — protein MPTSPFAPKTALDRLMLPVDVPTVADAERLVKQTEGKVGVYKIGMELQFAGGLEFARDLASDGKKIFLDVKLHDIDNTIEKAVRNVAKMGMTFMTLHAYPKTMRAAVKGLLAEGNPDLCLLGVTVLTSMDEQDLVDAGYRGPVADVVAERARDARAAGMGGIVCAATEATRMREILGDELVIVTPGIRPAGSAAGDQRRVMTPKDAIEAGSDYLVVGRPISQAADPGAAADAVVAEIEEALQGTESAA, from the coding sequence ATGCCGACGAGCCCGTTCGCCCCCAAGACCGCCCTCGACCGCCTCATGCTGCCCGTGGATGTGCCCACGGTTGCTGACGCGGAAAGGCTGGTGAAGCAGACGGAAGGCAAGGTCGGGGTCTACAAGATCGGCATGGAACTGCAATTTGCCGGTGGACTGGAATTCGCGCGCGACCTCGCCAGCGACGGCAAGAAGATCTTTCTCGACGTCAAGCTGCACGATATCGACAACACGATTGAAAAGGCGGTCCGGAACGTTGCCAAGATGGGCATGACCTTCATGACGCTGCATGCCTATCCGAAAACCATGCGGGCGGCGGTAAAAGGGCTTCTGGCCGAGGGCAATCCGGATCTCTGCCTGCTGGGTGTGACCGTGCTGACGTCCATGGACGAGCAGGACCTTGTCGATGCAGGCTATCGCGGGCCTGTCGCCGATGTGGTTGCCGAGCGGGCTCGGGACGCCCGCGCGGCCGGCATGGGCGGTATTGTCTGCGCGGCGACGGAAGCCACCAGGATGCGCGAGATCCTCGGCGATGAGCTGGTGATCGTCACCCCAGGTATCCGGCCTGCCGGCAGCGCAGCTGGTGACCAGCGCCGCGTGATGACGCCGAAGGATGCCATTGAAGCCGGCAGCGACTATCTGGTGGTCGGCCGCCCGATCAGCCAGGCAGCAGATCCGGGTGCTGCAGCCGATGCGGTGGTGGCTGAGATCGAGGAAGCGTTGCAGGGCACAGAGTCAGCGGCCTGA
- a CDS encoding SDR family oxidoreductase, translating into MFQKAVAEGGLAVVTGAASGVGLVAATRFAEAGLGVVLADLPGEALETATETIRAAANAEATVLAIPTDVSDMDQVAALADRAFAAGPVAVLMNNAGISLPTKAWSEMDNWARLMDINFFGVLRGVQAFTPRMIEANRPAVIINTGSKQGITTPPGNPGYNASKTAVKVLSEQLAHELREAGAPMSVHLFVPGFTYTGMIQKFIPEKPASAWTSEQTVDYFIERMSAGDFYVLCPDNDVDSTRDKRRAEWAIGDIIKNRPPLSRWHPDYKDAFADFEKSGKN; encoded by the coding sequence ATGTTCCAGAAAGCTGTTGCAGAAGGTGGTCTTGCCGTCGTGACCGGCGCCGCCAGCGGTGTTGGTCTTGTCGCCGCAACGCGGTTTGCCGAAGCCGGCCTTGGCGTGGTCCTGGCTGACCTGCCAGGCGAAGCCCTTGAAACGGCGACCGAGACCATTCGTGCTGCTGCAAACGCAGAGGCAACCGTCCTCGCCATCCCGACCGATGTCTCCGACATGGATCAGGTCGCAGCGCTCGCCGACAGGGCGTTCGCGGCGGGTCCTGTTGCCGTTCTGATGAACAATGCCGGGATCAGCCTGCCGACAAAGGCCTGGAGCGAGATGGACAACTGGGCCCGGCTGATGGACATCAACTTCTTTGGGGTCCTCAGGGGTGTTCAGGCCTTCACGCCGCGGATGATAGAGGCAAACCGTCCGGCGGTGATCATCAATACCGGCTCCAAGCAGGGCATTACCACGCCGCCGGGCAACCCCGGCTACAATGCCAGCAAGACAGCCGTCAAAGTGCTGAGCGAGCAGCTGGCCCACGAGCTGCGCGAAGCCGGCGCACCGATGTCCGTGCACCTCTTCGTGCCCGGCTTCACCTATACCGGCATGATCCAGAAGTTCATTCCGGAAAAACCGGCTTCTGCCTGGACCAGCGAACAGACGGTCGACTACTTCATCGAGCGGATGTCGGCAGGAGACTTCTACGTGCTCTGTCCCGACAATGACGTCGACAGCACCCGCGACAAACGCCGGGCAGAATGGGCGATCGGCGACATCATCAAGAACCGGCCTCCGCTCAGCCGCTGGCATCCGGACTACAAGGACGCCTTCGCGGACTTCGAAAAATCGGGAAAAAACTGA
- the hisB gene encoding imidazoleglycerol-phosphate dehydratase HisB, which produces MRTASVSRDTKETRIAVEINLDGTGAYDVQTGVGFFDHMLEQLARHSLIDIKVRAEGDTHIDFHHTVEDTGIALGQAISGALGDMAGITRYADTHLAMDEALTRCALDVSGRPFLVWDVTFDRDKVGDFDTELFEEFFRAFAMNAGITLHIANLYGSNCHHIAETCFKAVARTLRKAVEIDPRQADRVPTTKGQLGG; this is translated from the coding sequence ATGCGCACTGCGAGTGTATCGCGCGACACCAAGGAAACCCGCATCGCGGTCGAGATCAACCTGGACGGCACGGGCGCCTATGACGTGCAGACCGGCGTCGGGTTTTTCGACCATATGCTGGAGCAGCTTGCGCGACATTCGCTGATCGACATCAAGGTACGCGCCGAAGGCGACACCCATATCGACTTTCACCATACCGTCGAGGACACGGGCATCGCCCTGGGCCAGGCAATCTCTGGTGCCTTGGGCGACATGGCCGGCATCACGCGGTATGCCGATACCCATCTGGCGATGGACGAGGCGCTGACCCGCTGTGCACTGGATGTTTCCGGCCGCCCGTTCCTGGTCTGGGACGTGACCTTCGACCGGGACAAGGTCGGCGACTTCGATACGGAGCTCTTCGAGGAGTTTTTCCGCGCCTTTGCAATGAATGCCGGGATCACCCTTCATATCGCCAATTTGTATGGCTCCAATTGCCATCATATTGCCGAGACCTGTTTCAAGGCGGTCGCGCGCACCCTGCGCAAGGCCGTGGAGATCGATCCGCGCCAGGCGGACCGGGTGCCCACCACCAAGGGCCAGCTCGGCGGATAG
- a CDS encoding DUF2628 domain-containing protein, which yields MSTYVVMAPPEFDDLAGDPNQTDRLEFVPDGFSALAFLFSIIWLLVHRMWLVLLGYLAVTLAVELLALAVSQEAMGVIALTIAFLFAFEAQALRRWSLERKGWRVVGIIDAVNKAEAELRFLHKAADQMSPARLRQDREAPARPPIVPRVGSEQVVGLTLGPETRQ from the coding sequence ATGAGCACCTATGTCGTCATGGCGCCGCCCGAATTTGACGATCTGGCGGGCGACCCGAACCAGACGGACCGGCTGGAATTTGTTCCCGACGGCTTTTCCGCGCTGGCTTTCCTGTTTTCCATCATCTGGCTGCTTGTGCACCGGATGTGGCTGGTGCTGCTCGGTTATCTCGCCGTGACGCTGGCGGTCGAGCTGCTGGCGCTTGCCGTCAGCCAGGAGGCGATGGGCGTGATCGCGCTTACGATCGCGTTCCTGTTTGCCTTCGAGGCACAGGCGCTGCGCCGCTGGTCGCTGGAGCGCAAGGGCTGGCGTGTGGTCGGTATCATCGATGCCGTCAACAAGGCGGAAGCCGAACTTCGTTTTCTTCACAAGGCCGCGGACCAGATGTCCCCGGCAAGACTTCGCCAAGACCGCGAGGCACCCGCCCGCCCGCCGATCGTCCCAAGGGTCGGCAGTGAGCAGGTGGTCGGCCTGACGCTCGGTCCGGAGACCCGTCAATGA
- the hisH gene encoding imidazole glycerol phosphate synthase subunit HisH, with translation MTIAIIDYGSGNLRSAEKAFERAARAHAHVPDVIVTSDPERVLKADRIVLPGVGAFADCKRGLWAVEGMPEALEETVRKQGKPFFGICVGMQLMASRGLEFEIVDGLGWIDGDVSEMKPSDPALKIPHMGWNTIDVRAESHPVFAGIETGPDGLHAYFVHSFHFACANDADRLATFDYAGTFTAMVAKDNMIGTQFHPEKSQRLGLELIANFLDWAP, from the coding sequence ATGACAATAGCCATTATCGACTACGGCTCGGGCAATCTGCGCTCGGCCGAAAAGGCGTTCGAGCGCGCGGCCCGCGCTCACGCGCATGTTCCGGATGTCATCGTCACGTCGGACCCGGAGCGGGTTCTGAAAGCGGACCGGATCGTGCTGCCCGGCGTTGGTGCCTTTGCCGACTGCAAGCGGGGCCTCTGGGCCGTTGAAGGCATGCCGGAAGCGCTGGAAGAAACCGTCCGGAAACAGGGCAAACCGTTCTTCGGCATCTGCGTCGGCATGCAGCTGATGGCCTCGCGCGGGCTGGAATTCGAGATCGTTGACGGCCTTGGCTGGATTGACGGTGACGTCTCGGAGATGAAACCGTCGGACCCGGCGCTCAAGATCCCGCATATGGGCTGGAACACCATCGACGTGCGCGCTGAAAGCCATCCGGTTTTCGCCGGGATCGAGACCGGCCCGGACGGACTGCATGCCTATTTTGTGCATTCCTTCCACTTTGCCTGCGCCAACGACGCCGACCGGCTTGCAACATTCGACTATGCCGGAACGTTTACGGCGATGGTCGCAAAGGACAACATGATCGGCACCCAGTTTCACCCGGAAAAAAGCCAGCGGCTCGGTCTGGAGCTGATCGCGAATTTCCTGGACTGGGCACCATAA